From Coffea arabica cultivar ET-39 chromosome 2e, Coffea Arabica ET-39 HiFi, whole genome shotgun sequence, the proteins below share one genomic window:
- the LOC113733005 gene encoding ADP-ribosylation factor isoform X1 codes for MGLSFTKLFSRLFAKKEMRILMVGLDAAGKTTILYKLKLGEIVTTIPTIGFNVETVEYKNISFTVWDVGGQDKIRPLWRHYFQNTQGLIFVVDSNDRDRVVEARDELHRMLNEDELRDAVLLVFANKQDLPNAMNAAEITDKLGLHSLRQRHWYIQSTCATSGEGLYEGLDWLSNNIANKVEIF; via the exons ATGGGTTTGTCATTTACCAAGCTTTTCAGCCGCCTATTTGCCAAGAAGGAGATGCGCATACTGATGGTGGGTCTTGATGCTGCTGGTAAGACTACCATATTGTACAAGCTCAAGCTCGGAGAAATTGTTACAACCATTCCCACCATTG GATTTAATGTGGAAACTGTAGAGTACAAGAACATCAGCTTTACTGTTTGGGATGTTGGGGGTCAGGACAAG ATCCGACCATTGTGGAGACATTATTTTCAAAACACCCAAGGGCTTATATTTGTGGTTGATAGTAATGACCGAGACCGTGTTGTTGAGGCTAGGGATGAGCTGCACAGAATGTTGAATGAG GATGAACTGAGGGATGCAGTCCTCCTTGTTTTTGCAAATAAGCAAGATCTTCCAAACGCAATGAATGCTGCAGAGATCACCGACAAGCTTGGTCTTCATTCCCTCCGTCAACGTCACTG GTACATCCAGAGCACATGTGCCACCTCTGGTGAAGGGCTTTATGAGGGGCTGGACTGGCTGTCTAACAACATTGCTAACAAGGTAGAGATTTTCTGA
- the LOC140037068 gene encoding ADP-ribosylation factor 1-like isoform X1, giving the protein MGLSFTKLSGRKEIGILMVGLDMAGRTTILYKLKRGEVVATGATIGYNLETLEHKNMSFTFWDIGGQNNRLPLPRYYFQNIEAVILVVDSNDQDRDAREYLQKLLSQDELKHALLLVFANKQDLPNALTAAEIADKLGLHSLHRRNWFIQSTCAISGEGLYEGLDWICNNIVNKVERFSDCSNLKL; this is encoded by the exons ATGGGTTTGTCATTCACCAAGCTTTCCGGAAGGAAGGAGATTGGCATACTAATGGTTGGCCTTGATATGGCTGGTAGAACTACTATCTTGTACAAGCTCAAGAGAGGGGAAGTTGTAGCTACGGGTGCTACGATTG GATATAATTTGGAGACCCTGGAGCACAAGAACATGAGCTTTACTTTCTGGGACATTGGAGGCCAGAACAAT AGACTACCATTGCCAAGATATTACTTCCAAAACATTGAAGCAGTGATCCTTGTTGTTGATAGCAATGACCAAGATCGTGATGCTCGGGAGTACCTGCAAAAGCTGTTGAGTCAG GATGAACTTAAGCACGCACTCCTCCTGGTGTTTGCAAACAAGCAAGATCTTCCAAATGCATTGACGGCTGCAGAAATTGCAGACAAGCTTGGTCTTCACTCCCTCCATCGGCGTAACTG GTTTATCCAAAGCACATGTGCCATCTCTGGGGAAGGGCTTTATGAGGGGCTGGACTGGATCTGCAACAACATAGTTAACAAGGTAGAGAGATTCTCTGATTGCTCTAATTTGAAGCTCTGA
- the LOC113733005 gene encoding ADP-ribosylation factor isoform X2 — protein sequence MGLSFTKLFSRLFAKKEMRILMVGLDAAGKTTILYKLKLGEIVTTIPTIGFNVETVEYKNISFTVWDVGGQDKIRPLWRHYFQNTQGLIFVVDSNDRDRVVEARDELHRMLNEDELRDAVLLVFANKQDLPNAMNAAEITDKLGLHSLRQRHWYIQSTCATSGEGLYEGLDWLSNNIANKA from the exons ATGGGTTTGTCATTTACCAAGCTTTTCAGCCGCCTATTTGCCAAGAAGGAGATGCGCATACTGATGGTGGGTCTTGATGCTGCTGGTAAGACTACCATATTGTACAAGCTCAAGCTCGGAGAAATTGTTACAACCATTCCCACCATTG GATTTAATGTGGAAACTGTAGAGTACAAGAACATCAGCTTTACTGTTTGGGATGTTGGGGGTCAGGACAAG ATCCGACCATTGTGGAGACATTATTTTCAAAACACCCAAGGGCTTATATTTGTGGTTGATAGTAATGACCGAGACCGTGTTGTTGAGGCTAGGGATGAGCTGCACAGAATGTTGAATGAG GATGAACTGAGGGATGCAGTCCTCCTTGTTTTTGCAAATAAGCAAGATCTTCCAAACGCAATGAATGCTGCAGAGATCACCGACAAGCTTGGTCTTCATTCCCTCCGTCAACGTCACTG GTACATCCAGAGCACATGTGCCACCTCTGGTGAAGGGCTTTATGAGGGGCTGGACTGGCTGTCTAACAACATTGCTAACAAG GCATAG
- the LOC113733003 gene encoding ABC transporter I family member 20, protein MALKEVEGEGPKPALEINNLRFTYPGIDGHPPPGSTPLIQDFFLSLYPGDRCLLVGSNGAGKTTILKILGGKHLVEPDMVRVLGRSAFHDTALTVSGDLCYLGGEWRRDVAFAGFEVSIQMDVSAEKMIFGVAGVNPQRREELIKVLGVDLSWRMHKVSDGQRRRVQICMGLLKPFKVLLLDEITVDLDVLARADLMRFLKKECQERGATIIYATHIFDGLEDWPSYMVYVAHGKLQLAMPMDKVREISNLSLMRTVESWLRKERDEDRRRRKERKAKGLPEFENQVDGTRVTGDPARVASRALNNGWAGGRMHSTLAGGENFFLSSNRVLR, encoded by the exons atggcGCTGAAGGAGGTGGAAGGTGAGGGTCCAAAGCCCGCGCTGGAGATCAATAACCTCAGATTTACTTACCCAGGAATCGACGGCCATCCTCCCCCTGGCTCCACTCCCCTCatccaagatttcttcctctCCCTCTATCCTGGAGATCGTTGCCTTCTCGTCGGATCGAATGGCGCAG GGAAAACCACTATTTTGAAGATATTGGGAGGGAAGCATCTGGTGGAGCCTGACATGGTTAGGGTGCTGGGGAGATCAGCATTTCATGACACTGCTTTGACTGTTTCTGGAGACCTCTGTTATCTTGGTGGAGAG tGGAGAAGAGACGTTGCATTTGCTGGATTTGAGGTTTCCATTCAAATGGATGTCTCTGCTGAAAAGATGATATTTGGTGTAGCAGGTGTCAATCCCCAAAGACGAGAGGAGCTGATAAAG GTCTTGGGTGTTGATCTGTCATGGCGAATGCACAAGGTATCTGATGGCCAGAGAAGAAGAGTACAGATTTGTATGGGTCTACTTAAGCCATTTAAG GTTCTTCTTCTAGATGAGATCACAGTTGACTTAGATGTTCTTGCAAGGGCTGATCTTATGAGATTTTTGAAGAAGGAATGCCAAGAGCGTGGTGCTACAATAATCTATGCTACACATATTTTTGACGGCCTTGAGGATTGGCCATCTTACATG GTGTATGTGGCCCATGGCAAGTTGCAATTGGCCATGCCAATGGATAAGGTTAGAGAGATAAGCAACCTGTCTCTAATG AGAACAGTGGAGAGTTggctaagaaaagaaagagatgaAGACAGGAGAAGAAGGAAGGAAAGGAAGGCAAAAGGTCTCCCAGAATTTGAAAATCAAGTCGATGGCACTCGTGTGACGGGGGATCCAGCCCGTGTGGCTTCGCGCGCTTTGAATAATGGATGGGCTGGTGGGAGAATGCATTCCACCCTTGCTGGTGGAGAGAATTTTTTCTTGAGCTCAAACAGGGTCCTAAGATAA
- the LOC113733004 gene encoding ADP-ribosylation factor 2, protein MGLSFTKLFETKENRILMLGLDAAGKTTILYKLKQGIDVDDIPTIGFNVETLEHKNMRLTIWDFGGQNVKRPLPIYYYQNVEGVIFVVDSNDQDRVVNARDDLRMLLSEEGLKEDAALLVFANKKDLPNALTAAEIADKLGLHSIRPRNWFIQSSCATSGEGLYEGLDWLYNNIVNKAENL, encoded by the exons ATGGGACTGTCATTTACCAAGCTTTTCGAAACTAAGGAGAATCGCATACTGATGTTGGGCCTAGATGCGGCAGGAAAAACTACTATTTTGTACAAGCTCAAGCAGGGAATAGATGTCGATGACATCCCCACAATTG GATTTAATGTGGAGACCCTGGAGCACAAGAACATGAGGCTTACTATATGGGACTTCGGTGGTCAAAACGTT AAACGACCATTGCCAATATATTACTACCAAAACGTTGAAGGAGTGATCTTTGTTGTTGATAGCAATGACCAAGATCGTGTAGTTAATGCTCGGGATGATCTGCGAATGCTGTTGAGTGAG GAAGGACTGAAGGAGGATGCAGCCCTACTTGTGTTTGCAAACAAGAAAGATCTTCCAAATGCATTGACTGCTGCAGAGATTGCAGACAAGCTTGGCCTTCACTCCATTCGTCCGCGTAACTG GTTTATCCAAAGCTCATGTGCCACCTCTGGAGAAGGGCTTTATGAGGGATTGGACTGGCTCTACAACAACATAGTTAACAAGGCAGAGAATCTCTGA
- the LOC140037068 gene encoding ADP-ribosylation factor 1-like isoform X2, with amino-acid sequence MGLSFTKLSGRKEIGILMVGLDMAGRTTILYKLKRGEVVATGATIGYNLETLEHKNMSFTFWDIGGQNNRLPLPRYYFQNIEAVILVVDSNDQDRDAREYLQKLLSQDELKHALLLVFANKQDLPNALTAAEIADKLGLHSLHRRNWFIQSTCAISGEGLYEGLDWICNNIVNKA; translated from the exons ATGGGTTTGTCATTCACCAAGCTTTCCGGAAGGAAGGAGATTGGCATACTAATGGTTGGCCTTGATATGGCTGGTAGAACTACTATCTTGTACAAGCTCAAGAGAGGGGAAGTTGTAGCTACGGGTGCTACGATTG GATATAATTTGGAGACCCTGGAGCACAAGAACATGAGCTTTACTTTCTGGGACATTGGAGGCCAGAACAAT AGACTACCATTGCCAAGATATTACTTCCAAAACATTGAAGCAGTGATCCTTGTTGTTGATAGCAATGACCAAGATCGTGATGCTCGGGAGTACCTGCAAAAGCTGTTGAGTCAG GATGAACTTAAGCACGCACTCCTCCTGGTGTTTGCAAACAAGCAAGATCTTCCAAATGCATTGACGGCTGCAGAAATTGCAGACAAGCTTGGTCTTCACTCCCTCCATCGGCGTAACTG GTTTATCCAAAGCACATGTGCCATCTCTGGGGAAGGGCTTTATGAGGGGCTGGACTGGATCTGCAACAACATAGTTAACAAG GCGTAG